Proteins found in one Synergistaceae bacterium genomic segment:
- the ribD gene encoding bifunctional diaminohydroxyphosphoribosylaminopyrimidine deaminase/5-amino-6-(5-phosphoribosylamino)uracil reductase RibD has translation MDRGSLDMIAKRKIDEYYMSHALSLAWRGLDTTSPNPRVGCVLVKEGRVIGEGYHARWGGPHAEVVALNDAAKKGGETKGATAYVTLEPCSHFGKTPPCAPRLVDEGIARVVVGSVDPNPKVKGKGLEILKAAGVEVSFPCLEKECKWLNRGFFRSKTLNRPWVTLKAATGLDGKMALASGESKWITGDTARNWAHLLRAEHDGILVGVGTVRVDDPELTARNTCGKSPLRIILDVDLSLPLNSRVLQGGCLIFADGDGSGFSRKKRTLEQAGAEVCVVPSVGGRVDLKSVLQELTTRQVQSLMVEGGPKVISAFIEAEFCDSLVLFASASLLGEGRGLGEGLRFDSMGNTVRLRETTVRRAGEDLLVEGIFRCSPAL, from the coding sequence GTGGATAGAGGAAGTTTGGACATGATCGCGAAACGTAAAATAGACGAATACTATATGAGTCACGCTCTTTCTCTGGCTTGGCGGGGATTAGACACGACTTCCCCTAACCCTAGAGTCGGTTGTGTGTTGGTGAAAGAAGGACGCGTTATTGGTGAGGGATATCACGCTCGATGGGGAGGACCCCACGCCGAGGTGGTCGCCCTGAATGACGCGGCAAAAAAAGGCGGGGAAACGAAGGGCGCCACGGCCTACGTCACCTTGGAGCCTTGCTCCCATTTCGGAAAAACACCTCCCTGCGCTCCACGGTTGGTGGATGAGGGGATCGCTCGTGTTGTTGTCGGTTCAGTGGACCCCAACCCCAAGGTAAAGGGGAAGGGACTCGAAATTCTGAAGGCTGCGGGGGTGGAAGTGTCATTTCCCTGTTTGGAAAAAGAGTGCAAATGGCTGAACAGAGGGTTTTTCAGGAGCAAAACCCTGAATCGTCCTTGGGTCACATTGAAGGCCGCCACAGGATTAGATGGGAAAATGGCCCTTGCTTCTGGAGAGAGCAAGTGGATCACCGGCGATACAGCAAGAAATTGGGCGCATCTTCTGCGGGCCGAGCACGATGGGATTCTTGTGGGTGTGGGAACGGTCCGAGTGGACGATCCCGAACTGACGGCGCGGAACACTTGCGGTAAATCGCCTTTACGCATAATATTAGACGTGGATCTTTCGTTGCCCCTAAATTCCCGTGTCTTACAAGGGGGGTGTCTGATTTTCGCGGATGGCGACGGTTCAGGATTTTCGAGAAAAAAGCGGACCCTCGAACAGGCGGGGGCAGAAGTTTGCGTCGTCCCCTCCGTTGGAGGACGTGTTGATTTGAAATCCGTTCTTCAGGAACTGACGACGCGGCAGGTACAGTCCTTGATGGTCGAAGGCGGCCCCAAGGTCATTTCCGCCTTCATTGAGGCGGAGTTTTGCGACTCCCTGGTCCTTTTCGCGTCGGCGTCTTTGTTAGGCGAAGGGCGCGGGCTGGGAGAGGGGTTGCGTTTCGATTCTATGGGGAACACGGTTCGTCTGAGAGAGACGACGGTGAGACGCGCGGGGGAGGACCTGCTTGTGGAGGGGATTTTTCGATGTTCACCGGCCTTGTAG
- a CDS encoding riboflavin synthase has translation MFTGLVEAIGKVLDVRETRDVFRLSIECPEFASELALGQSVSVSGACLSVAAVRASVFDVEMMPETVKRTRFVFLTRGVFVNLERAMKLGERLDGHLVLGHVDGTAKVEKLSGSARTKKAFFRADQDVTRYIVPKGSVAVDGVSLTVIDAGAGGFSVGLIPTTLESCTLGRLAPGDVVNIETDVIGKYVERLLSPERASATSGLTLGEMYELGYG, from the coding sequence ATGTTCACCGGCCTTGTAGAAGCAATAGGGAAAGTCTTGGACGTCCGAGAAACCCGTGACGTCTTTCGCCTTTCTATCGAATGCCCGGAGTTCGCCTCGGAGTTGGCGTTGGGACAGTCCGTGTCAGTAAGTGGGGCTTGTCTTTCTGTGGCGGCGGTGAGGGCGAGCGTCTTCGACGTGGAAATGATGCCAGAAACCGTGAAACGGACGCGTTTCGTTTTTTTGACACGGGGAGTTTTCGTGAACCTGGAGCGAGCGATGAAGTTGGGCGAGCGCTTGGACGGGCATCTGGTGCTGGGACATGTGGACGGAACAGCGAAGGTCGAGAAACTGTCAGGCTCGGCTCGGACGAAAAAGGCTTTTTTCCGCGCCGACCAAGACGTGACGCGTTATATCGTGCCAAAAGGGTCCGTGGCGGTGGACGGGGTCAGTTTGACCGTGATCGACGCGGGCGCTGGAGGTTTTTCCGTGGGGCTGATTCCGACAACACTGGAGAGCTGCACCTTGGGCCGCCTCGCGCCGGGAGATGTCGTCAATATAGAGACCGACGTCATCGGGAAGTACGTGGAGCGATTGCTGAGCCCAGAGCGCGCTTCAGCGACGTCGGGTTTGACGTTGGGGGAGATGTATGAACTTGGTTATGGATAA
- a CDS encoding bifunctional 3,4-dihydroxy-2-butanone-4-phosphate synthase/GTP cyclohydrolase II, whose product MNLVMDKGRQSAEEYGETELVGNEVRNEVRFEVRNEVRFDAVKFDTIEDAIEDIRQGRMVLVVDDESRENEGDVIMAAAHATTEKINFMARHARGLICAPVSEEIAKRLQLDLMTKQSSDKHGTAFLVSVDAKEGISTGISAEERAITARLLADPEARPDDFYRPGHLFPLAAKTGGVLKRAGHTEATVDLVRLAGLPLAGLCCEIMKEDGTMARLPDLAPFAVQHRLRLITVRDLIAWRATREKLVEKVVEVNLPTEFGLFRAHAYRNTLEDDDGHTHIALVKGDISSVSNVLVRVHSECLTGDVFGSLRCDCGPQLHTALEMIGKEGVGVLLYMRQEGRGIGILNKLKAYKLQEEGMDTVDANIALGYAPDLRDYGTGAQILKDLGLKKIRLLTNNPHKIVGLEGHGLQIIDRVPLVIEPNEFNKDYMRTKESKMGHLLHSL is encoded by the coding sequence ATGAACTTGGTTATGGATAAAGGCCGGCAATCGGCCGAAGAATATGGAGAAACGGAACTGGTGGGCAACGAAGTAAGGAACGAAGTAAGGTTTGAAGTAAGGAACGAAGTAAGGTTTGATGCCGTGAAATTCGACACGATTGAGGACGCGATCGAGGACATCCGCCAGGGCCGTATGGTTTTGGTTGTGGACGATGAATCCAGGGAGAACGAAGGTGACGTGATTATGGCGGCGGCGCACGCCACCACGGAGAAAATCAACTTCATGGCTCGTCACGCCCGGGGTTTGATTTGTGCGCCGGTTTCAGAAGAGATCGCGAAGCGGCTCCAGTTGGATCTCATGACGAAACAAAGTTCGGATAAACACGGAACAGCGTTTCTGGTGTCGGTGGACGCGAAAGAAGGTATCTCTACGGGAATCTCCGCCGAGGAGCGGGCGATCACCGCGCGGCTTTTGGCGGACCCAGAGGCGCGTCCCGATGACTTCTACCGGCCGGGGCATTTGTTTCCTTTGGCCGCCAAAACGGGCGGTGTCTTAAAACGGGCGGGGCACACGGAGGCCACGGTAGACCTGGTGCGGTTAGCGGGGTTGCCTCTGGCGGGGTTGTGTTGCGAAATTATGAAAGAAGACGGAACAATGGCGCGTTTACCGGATCTGGCGCCTTTCGCGGTCCAGCATAGGTTGAGGCTGATTACCGTGCGGGACCTCATCGCTTGGCGCGCTACTCGTGAAAAACTCGTGGAGAAGGTTGTCGAGGTCAATCTGCCGACGGAGTTCGGACTGTTTCGCGCCCACGCCTACCGCAATACCTTGGAGGACGACGATGGCCATACCCATATCGCCCTGGTGAAGGGGGACATCTCCAGCGTCTCCAATGTTTTGGTGCGCGTCCACAGCGAATGCCTGACAGGCGACGTATTCGGGTCCTTGCGCTGCGACTGTGGCCCCCAGCTTCACACCGCTCTGGAAATGATCGGCAAAGAAGGCGTTGGGGTGTTACTTTACATGCGCCAAGAAGGGCGCGGCATAGGAATCCTCAATAAGCTGAAGGCCTACAAACTTCAGGAAGAGGGTATGGATACGGTAGACGCGAATATTGCTTTGGGCTACGCCCCGGACTTGCGTGACTATGGCACGGGCGCTCAAATCTTGAAAGACTTGGGGTTAAAAAAAATCCGCCTTCTGACCAACAATCCCCACAAAATCGTGGGTCTGGAAGGACATGGCCTTCAGATCATAGATAGAGTACCATTAGTGATCGAACCCAACGAGTTCAATAAGGATTACATGCGCACCAAAGAAAGCAAGATGGGGCATTTACTGCACTCGCTGTAA
- the ribE gene encoding 6,7-dimethyl-8-ribityllumazine synthase, which translates to MKIVEGKLIGTKLSIAIVVSRFNELISNKLLEGAKDALLRHDVSYQHIEVYWAPGSWELPLVAKELALSGKYDAIIALGAVIRGDTPHFDYVSSEVSKGLALVGLEQRVPVLFGVLTCDTLEQALLRAGSKAGNKGADCACGAIEMANLLRNIRVGEKGGV; encoded by the coding sequence ATGAAAATAGTGGAAGGAAAATTGATAGGTACGAAGCTTTCGATAGCGATTGTCGTTTCCCGTTTCAACGAGTTGATCTCCAACAAACTTCTTGAGGGGGCGAAAGACGCGCTTTTGCGTCATGATGTGTCTTACCAGCATATAGAGGTTTATTGGGCTCCAGGCTCCTGGGAGCTGCCTTTAGTGGCCAAGGAACTTGCTCTTTCCGGCAAGTACGACGCGATTATCGCCTTGGGGGCTGTCATTCGCGGGGATACACCTCACTTCGACTATGTATCCTCGGAGGTGTCCAAAGGGCTGGCCCTTGTGGGCTTGGAACAGCGCGTTCCCGTCCTGTTCGGCGTCCTGACCTGCGATACTTTAGAGCAAGCCCTCCTGAGGGCCGGCAGCAAGGCGGGGAACAAAGGAGCGGATTGCGCCTGTGGGGCCATCGAAATGGCTAACCTCTTGAGAAACATCCGAGTCGGAGAAAAAGGCGGCGTTTAA
- a CDS encoding WecB/TagA/CpsF family glycosyltransferase — MTVSYSLEMILGCVSAAVLCVLVQYLTKRFFDARQYGYLRDLILAAAWLLLAIWFGSPQSRFVVGAAFIAGIVGLTEVCWPKRSWRWAYLLIGLSCALFGPSISFISFVDGEYIYLTPLTSIIVTALWFMAFPLVLQQLDGIPGLVGYMLAVTFSLMLTSVVLAMRGMQDAFFMSFGGLLLLVAFWSRFSNFYRQAGKALSAMWGTLAAGTAILGVSKGIVFSSMFYLSLGLFAIPFAEASFHLVSLALSDASHGTERLYRKLIRSGLDHPDAVRVIAGLCAFLGTLTTLSQYPPNYATWIGWAAMGWVVFVLLGLLLWKYRHRSPMTHTKPHLWGVSVDNMSLNYALARARGMVLSASGTRLVATVNALGMNEAVRDKEYHRVLRHSAIVLSDGVGLLWGLRFLGMPIQERVTGIDFAEQLCRMAAVEGWPVYFLGSRGNTALVCAKVMAARYPGLVVAGARDGYFAIDDLSVVESVVRSGTKILFVAMGIPRQEKWVVRHSHRLGNVLAVGIGGAFDVLSGQLRRAPAIMQKMGLEWLFRLCQEPFRWKKDLMLIVFVFRVLLTRVGLYSWKEGHQE, encoded by the coding sequence TTGACCGTTTCCTATAGCTTGGAAATGATATTGGGGTGTGTAAGCGCGGCCGTTTTGTGCGTCCTCGTTCAATACCTGACAAAAAGGTTTTTCGACGCGCGGCAATACGGTTACTTGCGCGACTTGATTCTAGCCGCGGCGTGGTTGCTGTTGGCGATCTGGTTCGGCTCGCCTCAGTCTCGATTCGTGGTGGGTGCCGCTTTTATCGCGGGAATAGTGGGGTTGACGGAGGTCTGCTGGCCCAAACGTTCTTGGCGTTGGGCGTATCTTCTCATCGGCCTTTCCTGCGCCCTTTTCGGTCCGTCCATCAGCTTCATCAGTTTTGTGGATGGGGAGTATATCTACCTGACTCCCCTGACGTCGATCATCGTCACAGCCCTGTGGTTCATGGCTTTCCCCCTCGTTTTGCAGCAGTTGGATGGGATTCCCGGCCTGGTGGGGTACATGTTGGCCGTGACTTTTTCTCTGATGCTGACCTCTGTCGTGTTGGCGATGCGGGGGATGCAGGACGCTTTTTTTATGTCCTTCGGTGGGCTTCTCCTCTTGGTGGCGTTTTGGAGCCGTTTCAGCAACTTCTACCGTCAGGCGGGTAAAGCATTATCGGCGATGTGGGGAACTCTGGCCGCTGGGACGGCAATCCTGGGAGTCAGCAAGGGTATCGTTTTTAGCTCTATGTTCTATCTATCCCTGGGGCTTTTCGCTATTCCCTTCGCGGAAGCCTCCTTCCACCTGGTAAGTTTGGCCTTGTCCGACGCCTCTCACGGCACGGAAAGGCTCTACCGTAAATTGATTCGGAGCGGGTTGGATCATCCCGACGCTGTGCGGGTGATCGCCGGCCTTTGCGCCTTTTTAGGAACCCTCACGACCCTGTCTCAATACCCGCCCAACTACGCGACGTGGATCGGATGGGCCGCCATGGGATGGGTGGTTTTTGTACTGCTAGGTTTGCTGCTTTGGAAGTACCGGCACAGGTCCCCTATGACCCACACGAAACCCCACCTTTGGGGCGTCTCCGTCGATAACATGTCCCTTAACTACGCACTGGCCAGAGCTAGGGGCATGGTTTTGTCCGCCAGCGGAACGCGACTGGTAGCCACAGTCAACGCCCTGGGAATGAACGAGGCGGTGCGTGACAAAGAATATCATCGCGTCTTGAGACATTCGGCGATAGTTCTGTCGGACGGGGTGGGTCTTTTGTGGGGATTGCGCTTTCTGGGTATGCCCATCCAAGAACGGGTAACGGGCATAGACTTTGCGGAACAGCTCTGCCGGATGGCGGCGGTGGAAGGGTGGCCGGTGTATTTTCTGGGATCTAGAGGCAACACGGCCTTGGTCTGCGCCAAGGTCATGGCTGCGCGGTATCCGGGGCTGGTGGTGGCAGGAGCCCGAGATGGCTATTTTGCTATAGACGACCTTTCGGTGGTGGAGTCCGTGGTGCGGTCTGGAACGAAAATTCTCTTTGTGGCTATGGGAATTCCTCGCCAGGAAAAATGGGTGGTTCGCCACTCTCACCGGCTGGGCAATGTCTTGGCCGTGGGCATTGGCGGTGCTTTTGACGTGCTTTCCGGACAATTGAGACGTGCTCCGGCCATCATGCAAAAAATGGGACTGGAGTGGCTTTTCAGGTTATGTCAGGAACCCTTCCGCTGGAAAAAGGACTTGATGTTGATCGTCTTCGTTTTTCGTGTTTTGCTGACGCGGGTGGGACTTTATTCTTGGAAGGAGGGGCATCAGGAATGA
- a CDS encoding CBS domain-containing protein, whose amino-acid sequence MITTVGDLMDRDLTVVMEHSTISEAIDIFYSHSVAGLPVVDVDWRLVGFLSETDILRAATPSYLEVLTQSSFLSGEEEEFARELEKLGDLPVRDYMVKPPIAVEPYVSLMSIADLMIRKHFRRLPVVEDGVLIGIIDRRALWNFMLEGYARNVEQGEA is encoded by the coding sequence ATGATCACTACGGTGGGAGATCTGATGGACCGCGACTTGACGGTGGTCATGGAGCATAGTACTATCAGCGAGGCCATTGATATTTTTTATTCTCACAGCGTGGCGGGGCTGCCGGTGGTGGATGTAGATTGGCGACTCGTGGGCTTTCTCTCCGAGACCGACATTTTACGCGCCGCGACTCCCTCCTACCTGGAGGTTCTCACCCAAAGCTCGTTTCTGAGCGGAGAAGAAGAGGAGTTTGCGAGGGAGTTGGAGAAGCTGGGTGACCTGCCCGTTCGGGACTATATGGTCAAGCCTCCTATCGCTGTGGAGCCTTACGTAAGCCTGATGTCCATTGCCGACCTGATGATACGCAAACATTTTCGCCGCCTTCCCGTTGTAGAAGACGGCGTTTTGATCGGTATCATAGACCGCCGGGCTCTGTGGAATTTCATGCTTGAGGGCTATGCGCGCAATGTGGAACAAGGCGAAGCTTAA
- a CDS encoding ATPase — protein MGEKAIMALAAALAVAIPALATAYAQARIGSAGAGTVAEKPETSGTIIILEAIPETMVILGFVVAIMIIMRIA, from the coding sequence ATGGGTGAGAAAGCGATCATGGCGCTGGCCGCGGCACTGGCTGTGGCTATCCCCGCTCTGGCAACGGCTTACGCTCAAGCGCGTATCGGCAGCGCTGGGGCGGGAACCGTAGCGGAAAAACCGGAGACGTCGGGGACGATTATTATCTTGGAGGCCATTCCCGAAACGATGGTCATTTTGGGCTTTGTCGTCGCCATCATGATCATCATGAGAATAGCCTAG